A window of Primulina tabacum isolate GXHZ01 chromosome 4, ASM2559414v2, whole genome shotgun sequence contains these coding sequences:
- the LOC142541815 gene encoding uncharacterized protein LOC142541815, translating into MARLLEQVQQAPRPRVDVFEQFRRLNPKEFGGTTDPFLAVEWIRSPELHFEYLQMRDGDRARCAIYMLRDDTSLWWEGAAHAVDLATLSWDGFKELFYGKYFPADVRGRLTREIMSLRQGDSSVVDFIRKFDRGCHFVPMIARDVAQKLNHFLDGLRPTLRRDFMLMRPEIYDEATACTFQAEQAL; encoded by the coding sequence ATGGCTAGGCTCTTGGAGCAGGTTCAGCAGGCTCCCAGGCCTCGGGTGGATGTCTTTGAGCAGTTCAGGCGACTTAACCCGAAGGAATTCGGGGGTACTACTGATCCATTCTTGGCAGTGGAATGGATTAGATCACCGGAGCTGCATTTCGAGTACCTTCAGATGAGAGATGGCGACCGGGCCAGGTGCGCCAtttatatgttgagagatgatacatccctttggtgggagggagccgctCATGCAGTGGATTTGGCTACCCTCTCCTGGGACGGGTTCAAGGAGTTGTTCTATGGGAAGTACTTTCCAGCAGATGTCAGGGGCCGCCTAACGAGGGAGATTatgagtctccgccaggggGACTCATCTGTGGTGGATTTTATCCGCAAGTTCGACaggggctgccattttgtgcccatgatagcTAGAGATGTCGCTCAGAAGCTGAATCATTTCTTGGACGGACTGAGACCCACCCTTCGACGGGACTTCATGCTGATGAGGCCGGAAATttatgatgaggccaccgcCTGCACTTTTCAGGCGGAGCAGGCTCTGTGA
- the LOC142541817 gene encoding uncharacterized protein LOC142541817, giving the protein MGEMELVISRFQNMRPPRFFGNEDGEKAVAWLKSMKRLFNMLEYTPDLQLKLAICQLKDRAQLWWETTEESLKESGERVTWDVFCAQFAREYSPPSYYSAKEAEFNRLTQGNMTVVEYASQFSALLAYVPHVASSDRNKLSHFMQGLNRNICILVVAGAPVNYADAVEKSKNVEASLLLVEQQSVQPGFPQSFGGNVLMAVGAPLYRPLLLYQPSQSYQQPKQQNFKAKGKQFKKQARSSSSSSGSQRGSSFGSPGGVFCDRCGGKHFSTQCTGVHGSCNICGQVGHYARGKRFEVSDIPVVKEFPDVFPDEIPGFPPQREIDFSIELVSGTNPISRAPYSLAPAELKELKEQLQDLLEKGYIRPSMSPWGAPPDLNMRQRRWMELLKDFDCEIQYQPGRMNLVADALSRKVQNAMLTSLTISKVHEHLGTSGWTYQISGDYFIVSSIQVEPQILSRIKAAQKTDPHIHRLKELSRTGQTEKFSVASDGSLRLMVDLWFLI; this is encoded by the exons ATGGGTGAAATGGAACTAGTGATATCTCGATTTCAGAATATGCGTCCTCCTCGATTCTTTGGGAATGAAGATGGTGAGAAAGCTGTAGCATGGTTAAAAAGTATGAAGCGTTTGTTCAATATGTTGGAGTACACTCCTGATTTGCAACTTAAGTTGGCTATTTGTCAATTAAAAGACCGAGCTCAGTTATGGTGGGAAACTACTGAGGAATCTCTGAAAGAATCAGGTGAAAGagttacttgggatgtattttgcGCACAGTTTGCTCGAGAGTATTCACCGCCTTCGTACTATTCGGCCAAGGAAGCTGAATTCAATAGATTGACTCAAGGTAACATGACTGTAGTGGAGTATGCCTCTCAATTTTCAGCGCTTCTTGCCTATGTTCCTCATGTTGCTAGCAGTGATCGGAACAAGCTATCGCATTTTATGCAAGGATTGAATCGAAATATTTGCATTTTAGTAGTAGCTGGAGCGCCTGTTAATTATGCCGATGCTGTTGAGAAATCCAAGAATGTGGAGGCAAGTCTGCTTTTGGTAGAACAACAGTCAGTTCAACCGGGTTTTCCTCAGAGTTTCGGAGGTAATGTGCTGATGGCAGTTGGTGCACCACTATACCGTCCTTTACTGCTGTATCAGCCTTCGCAGTCTTATCAACAACCAAAGCAGCAAAACTTTAAGGCCaaaggaaaacagttcaagaaacaGGCTCGTAGTAGTTCTTCTAGTTCTGGCAGTCAGCGTGGAAGTTCATTTGGGTCCCCAGGTGGAGTATTTTGTGATCGTTGTGGTGGTAAGCATTTCAGCACTCAGTGTACGGGAGTTCATGGATCTTGTAATATCTGTGGGCAAGTTGGACAttatgctaga GGAAAAAGATTTGAAGTTTCTGATATTCCTGTTGTCAAAGAATTCcctgatgtatttcccgatgaaatTCCTGGATTTCCACCCCAGAGGGAAATCGATTTTAGCATTGAGTTGGTGTCCGGGACaaatcctatttctagagcaccaTACAGTTTGGCTCCAGCggaattgaaagaactcaaagagcaattGCAGGACTTACTGGAAAAAGGCTATATTAGACCAAGTatgtcaccttggggagctccg CCTgacttgaacatgagacaacgtCGATGGATGGAGttacttaaagactttgattgtgagattcagtatcaacCAGGGCGAATGAATCTTGTTGCAGATGCTCTCAGCAGGAAAGTTCAGAATGCTATGCTGACATCTTTGACTATCTCTAAAGTTCACGAGCACTTGGGAACTTCAGGATGGACTTATCAGATCAGTGGAGACTACTTTATAGTGTCATCTATTCAAGTCGAGCCACAGATTTTGTCCAGAATCAAAGCAGCACAGAAGACCGATCCACATATTCATAGATTGAAAGAATTGTCTCGAACAGGTCAGACAGAAAAGTTTAGTGTTGCTTCAGATGGTAGTCTACGTTTAATGGTAGACTTGTGGTTCCTAATTTGA